The sequence CAGCTCGGGCGAGAGGTAAGACCTCTACTCTTCCTTCTTCACGAACCCCATCAGCACCGCTGATAGTGCGGCGAGGCCTATGGCGACCATGAAGGGGATGGAGAAGGAGCCTGTCACGTCGCGGACGTAGCCGCCGAACCAGTGGGCGGCAATGGCTCCGAAGGCATAAAAAGGTGTGAAGGCGCCGATCACCGTCCCGATGATCTCCTTTCTGAAATAGTCGCCGCCGCAGGCGCCGTACAGGGGAAAGGTCGCGCCGTAGAATATGCCGAAGATGAATATGCTCGTATAAAGCATCGCGGCATTGGAGCCGGAAAGGATTATCCAGACGATGATGAGCGCGATGAAGGCGTTCGATGTGAGTATCGTCCCCTTCCGGCCAAAACGATCGGAGATCGCCGGTATGGTTAGGACCCCCACCACCTGGCCGAACCCGTGCATCGTCGCGAGGAACGATGCCCGGTCGTAGGCAAACCCCAGTTGGTACCGCGCATAGTCGACCATGAAGGTGGTTATCATGTAAAGCGTCGCGCCTATCGCGAAATAAGAGGCGGCGATCATCCAGAAGCGTCTCGCGGAGAGGATCTCCCCGTAGCATGAACGCTGCTTCCCGGCGGGTGCCGCCGGCGCGGCCGGCGCGGGTTCGTCAGGCCGTGTCCCCCACGGAACCAGACCCGCGTCCTCGGGCTTGCTCCTCAGGAGGATGACATTGATAACGATCATGACGAGGGCGGCGACACCGAGAATGTACCAGCAATACCTCCAGCTCCAGTGGGCAACTATCATCGGATACAACCGCCCCATGGTGGCGAAACCAAGCCCGAACCCGGCCGACAGTATCCCGAGCGCCATGCCCCTCTTATGGAGGGCAAACCACCTCTGCACGAGAGTGATGATGGGCGTCCACATGGCGGCCGCCCCGATGCCGACGAAACAAAAGGTAAAGGCCGCCTGCCAGAAGCCGTTCGAGAGACCCATGAGGAACGTTCCCACTCCCAGGACCACGCCGAAGACGGGTATCACGACACGGGCACCGAGCCGGTCCGTGAAATACCCCACAAAGGGCGAGAAACAAATGTAGGCGTAGAAATAGGCGTTGAAGATCTCCCCGCCTTCCTTCCTGGTGATGCCCATGGTCCGTATCATCTCCGGCAGAATGACACCATATCCCAGGCGAATGCCGTAATTGATGAAGAGGTTCACGAAACATACGGCGAGAATGATCCACGCCCAGTGCAGACCCTGCGACTTCGAAGCTCCGGCTCCATCCGTCATAACTCCCCCTGACTGTCTCTTTGCTGTACAGACATTCTAGGATACGGCACAAAAGATTGCAAGCCGTTGGAACCGGTTAACGGATAAAGATGGTTGGCACCGTTGGAACCGTTGGAACAGTTAGAATCGTTAGAACCGAGAGGGTTGTTGCAGCGGTTGATTGTTATCATTCGGTGGTCCTGGCATTTTTCGGTGCTAACGGTTCAAGCGGTTCAAGCGGTTCAAGCGGCTTGCGCCTTCGCGCAAGCCTTCTTCCCTCCGGGGTCCGAACATGCTATAGTGAATAAAAGCTGAATGGAGGGCGCCATGATAATCGGCGAGATACAAAAGACGGGTACCGACAGGATCATCGTTACCGTGAAGGAATTCAAGGGAAAGACCTACATCGATGTGAGGAACTTTTTCGAGAACGACGATGGCGAGATGGTACCCACAAAGAAAGGGGTATCGCTGACACCCGAGAATCTGGACGAGTTGATACGGCTCCTGGGTGAGGCGAAGAAACAGCTTTCGACAGAGAAGTAATCCACCGGCGGCGCACTATCAACGCAACCACACCCGGCCCCTCTTCGGGGTTCCGGGATAAGAGGACAGATCAGTGGAGCTTTTTTCGGACGACACATTTTCCACGGGGAGGTCACAGAAACCTCTCGCAGACAGGGTACGGCCCAGATCGCTCGATGATGTCGTCGGCCAGGAGCACCTCCTCGGAGAGGGAAAGCTCCTCAAGGTCCTCATCGAGAGAGGAGACGTTCCCTCTTTCATCTTCTGGGGACCGAGCGGCGTCGGCAAGACCACCATCGGCTGGCTCATCGGCAGGATAATGAAGCTCCCCTACGTCTCTCTTTCCGCCGTCTCCATAGGCGTAAAGGAGGTCAAGGAGGTCATCCAGAAGGCCCGGAACCAGAGGATCATCCTCTTTGTCGATGAATTCCACCGCTTCAACAAGCTCCAGCAGGACACGTTCCTTCCCCACGTGGAGAACGGCACCATCATCCTCATCGGCGCCACGACGGAAAACCCTTCCTTCGAGATCATCTCCCCCCTCCTGTCACGTATGAGGGTCCTCACCCTGAAACCCCTCGTCACCTCCGACCTCGTGAAGATCCTCGAGAGGGCCTTAAGGGACGACGAAGAGCTCAGGAAGGCGGACATCTGCATCGATACGGCAACGGTAGAGGAGATCGCGTATCTCGCCGACGGCGACGCGCGGCGGGCGCTGAACCTCCTGGAAGTATGCTGGAAGATGGTCAGGGAAGGCTCTTCGGGAAGCCCTGTCATCGACCACGCTATCGTGCAGGAGGCCTACCAGAAGAAGACCGCACGGTACGACAAGACCGGCGAGATGCACTACGACCTCATCAGCGCCCTTCACAAAAGCATCCGGGGCTCCGACGCCGACGCGTGCCTCTACTGGCTCGCCCGGATGATAGAAGGCGGCGAGGATCCCCTTTACATCATGCGCCGCCTCGTGCGCTTTGCCTCCGAGGACGTCGGCAACGCGGATCCGCACGCCCTTACCCTCACCATAAGCGCCACGGAGGCCTTCAAGTTCATCGGCCCCCCCGAAGGCTACCTCGCCCTCGCCCAGGCGGCGGTGTACCTGTCGCTGTGCGAAAAGAGCAACGCCGTCTACACCGCGTACGGTAAGGCGGCGCGGGACGCCCGGGACCTCCCGGAATACCCCGTCCCCATGCACATCCGCAACGCGCCGACGAAGCTCATGGGCGAGCTCGGCTACGGCGAAGGATACCTCTACCCCCACGACCATCCCGGAGCGCTGGTCAAACAAACCTACCTCCCCGAAGAGCTTCTTGGCAAAAGCTACTACCACCCCACCGACAGAGGCGAAGAACGACGGCTCAAGGCGTTCATGGAGAAAGTGCGGAACGCGTATAAAGATCGTTAGAACCGTTAGCGCCGTTAGCACCGTTGGCGCCGAAAGACACCCGGACCACCAAACGATAACAACCAATCATTGAAACGATCCCTCGGTTCCAACGGTTCCAACGGTTCTAACGGTTCCAACGGTTCTAACGGTTGCCGAGGTTGCAACCGCCTTTCGGTTTGGGTTATTATGTTCCTTCGTCATGGAGATATCGGAAAATAATTTCATTGAGGGCATTCGAAAATTCTCCCGAAGAAGTAATAGTGTCGTACGGGGCATCGGTGACGACGGTGCCGTCGCGGAGCTTGGCGCCGGCCAGTACGTCTTCGTGCAGGATGCCATGGCGGAGCATGTCCACTTCGAGTTCTCTTTCATGGACCCTTACTACGTGGGTAAAAAGGCTCTGTACTCCAACATATCGGACGTCCTGGCAATGGGAGCACAGCCGGTCTTCTATCTCGTGACCGCGGGAATACCCGCGAAGATCTCCTCGGGGGAGATGGACAGGATGTACCGCGGCCTGGACAGGGTCGCCCGGGAATTCGGCGTCATCCTCCTCGGGGGAGACACGGTCGCCACGGCGAGGGACCTCTTCATCGACATCTCCGTGATCGGGAAGCTGGCCGCGAAGCGATATTTCGGCAGGGACAAGGCCCGAAGGGGCGACCTCATCGCCGTCACGGGAAAGCTCGGAGAGGCCGCGCTGGGGCTTCGGGCGCTCAAGGAAAGAGGGGATGCGAAGGGTCTCAAGGGCTGTATCAGGCGTTTCCTCAGTCCCAGGCCTCCGTATGCCCTGTGGAAGGAGATCGTGAAAAATGATATAACTGATGCAATGATGGATGTGAGCGACGGGCTCATCCTCGACCTTTCGAGGATGATGAAGGAGAGCAGGAAACAGGCCCGCATCCACTGGGAAAAGGTCCCCGTGCCCCGCCCGCTGAGGCAGAGGGGTCTCGAAGACCTCGCCTTCGGAGGCGGAGAGGATTACCAGCTTCTCTTCACGTTCCCCCGGGACAAGCTTCCCGTCGTAGAGGCAATGATCGAAAGAGGAAGGCCCGTCACCGTCATCGGAGAGGTCGTATCAGGCAGAGGGGTCAGGGTCTTAAGGCACGGTTCCGAGATCACACCCCCCCGGGGGGGTTACGATCATTTTGGGGGAAAGGTTTGAGCAAAAAGATCTTTGTGCGGGACATCACCGGGAATCAGAACGAGGTAAACGATCTTTTCGTCGTCACGAAGAAGGGCACCTATACCTCGAAGAACAACACCAGATACATGATGATAGGCCTCAAGGATGCCACGGGCTCCATCGACGGAAGGGTATGGGAGCGCGTCGACGAGCTGGAGGGCCTCTTCGAAAGAGGCGACATCGTCTCCGTCCGGTCGAAGGCCAGGGACTATCAGGGAAAGCCGCAGCTGCACATCACCGACATCCGCAAGCTCGATGCCGACCTTGCGGTGGGCGACATTGCCCATTTCTATCCTTCCGGTGACAGGGACAGGACTTTTCTGGAAAAGGAGTACGGGCAGATCGTGAGTGAGGTGACCAATCCCTGGCTCGCGAAGCTCCTCGCGGTCTTCCGCGACGACGCGCAGCTCCGGGAAAGGTTCTTTTCGTACCCCGCCTCCACCACCGTGCACCACGTTTACATAGGCGGGCTGCTCGATCACTCCCTCTGCATGGCACGGATGGGCATGGCCGCCGTATCCTTCATCGGGGGGGACCGCGACATAGTGATCGCCGGTTCCATCCTCCACGACATTGGAAAGACGCAGGAACTCGACATAACGCGGGGTTTCAGGTTCACCGACAGGGGCAGGCTCCTCGGCCACATCACCCTCGGTGTCATGATCCTGGAAGACCTGATCCGTCGCGTCGAGGAGTTCCCCAAGGAACTGACGGATATACTCACCCATATCGTCGTCAGCCACCATGGCCTGGAAGAATGGGGATCGCCCAAGAAACCCATGTTCCCCGAGGCCATCATCATTCACCACCTCGACAACCTGGACGCGAAAGTGAAAGGCGTGAGGGAGCATATGAAGGACAACATGGCGGACGAACGCTGGAGCGAATACCACCGGCTGTACGAAGCGAAATATTACAAAATTGATTGAGAGCCGGAAACACTCATGGAGATCAGAAGGGTTTTTGTCGACAAGCTGAAGATCAAGAACGGCATGGTCCTCCTGACGGGGCCCATGCACAGATACATCATCGGGGTCCTCAGGAAACGCCCGGGAGACAGGATAGACCTCATCGATGGAAAGGGTTACCTCTACCGTTCCACCATCCAGAGCGTCAAGGGGAAAGAGCTCTACCTCCAGGTGCTCGACGCGGTGCACAACCCTGATGAGAAACGACCAAAGGTTATCCTCTGCGTAAGCCCCATCAAGGGGCCCCGGATGGACTGGCTCATTGAGAAGGCGACGGAGCTGGGGGCCGAAAAGATCGTTCCCACCATCTTCAAGAGAACGGTGGTGAGGCTCACCGACCACGGGGCGGAAAAGGTCGAACGGTGGAAGAGGATCACCGTCGAGGCCTCCCGCCAATCGGGACGTTTCACCATACCGGAGATATCGGAGCCGACACCGCTTCGGGGCATCGCCGAACTCATAGGGGATGCCGACAGACGCGTCGTTCTCTACGAAAGAGAGAAGCGTGTCACCCTCAGGGACGTCTTCGGCTCGAAGGGGACAGATGCCACCTGCGTTGTCATAGGACCCGAAGGCGGTATCGAAGAGGAGGAGGTCGAGTGGCTCAGGGAGAACGGCTTCATCACCTGCACCCTGGGAGAGAACATATTCCGGACGGAGACGACGCCGCTCGTCGTCCTGTCGGTGATCCTCTATGAATATGCCAGCACAGGCAGCGAAAGCACAGGAAACAATGCCGGCGCGTGAGTGACGGGGCTTAAGAAAAGGGAAAGCGGGAGGTACACGAGGCGTATGGGCATAGGGGGCAAGGTTGGTTGCGGGTGCCTCATCGGCATCCTTGTTGTGATAATGGTACTGGCGGGTGTATCGCTGCACCCTGTCAGCCTCAGGTTCCTCGGGAAGAGTTTCCGGTACGAGGACAAGATAGTCCCCGCCGATGCCATCTTCGTGCCGAGGTTTGGGGAAGACCACAACGGGGAGCTCTACGTCGAGGCCTTCAGGGAATACTTCTCGGGCAACGGAAAGGTCCTGTATATCGAGAACGACAAGGTCCTGGGGACGGACGTGCACGATCTTGTATCCCGGCTGGCAAAGTCCCGGGGGATCAAAGATAACGTGACAAAGCCCCTCTACACCGAGGACATGGGAGACCGTAAGACGGCTTTCTTCAAACAGAAGTTGAAGGAGGCCGGCCTCAGGAAAGTGATCGTCGTGGTCCCGGAATACGCGTCGAGACGGTACCACAACATGTACGATCCTACCCGGGACGGGGGTGCGGTCCTCTACATGATCAAGCCCGTGAAGGTCGGCTATTTCAGGGCCGACAGATGGTGGCGGGATGAGCTGTCGCGCTCGCTGATGGCCCGTGAGTTCTATGCCTCTCTTCTTTACTATTATTCCCTGCTCCGGAAAGAGAAGACCGGATAGGCCTCGTTCCCGGTCCCCTGAGACAGGCTCCGACGGCAGAACGGACAAGGACGGGTATCCCCATGGATGAACGACGCGCCCTCATCGCACTATCCCGGGTAAAGGGTTTGAGCCGCCTGGCGAAACGAAGGATCTGCGATTCATATCCCGACATCACCCGGCTCTTCCGCCCCGGCACGTCCTCGGCCCCCGCGGGCATCGCGTCGCGCTTCGGCGATTGGGGAGGGATCGACAGGGACCTCAAGCTTCTCGACATGATGGGCGCCCGGGTTCTCACCATGCGCGACGAGGGGTACCCGAAGGCCCTGCGACACATACCCGACGCCCCGATCGTCCTGTATGCCCGGGGTCCCCTCGTGCCGGGGGACAGGGCGCTTGCCGTCGTAGGTTCACGAAAGGCCTCTCCCGAGGGCACAAATCTCGCCGGGAAGATCGGTGAGACCCTGTCGCTCGCCGGGATAACGATCGTCAGCGGTCTTGCCCGCGGTATCGACACGGCGGCGCACGCGCGGGCCCTCATGGGGCCGTCAGGCACGGTAGCCGTCCTGGGATGCGGAATAGACGTCTGCTATCCCCCCGAGAACAAAGATCTCTTTGAGAGGATCGGCAAAGAGGGACTCGTGGTGACCGAGTACGCACCCGGGGAAGATCCCCTGCCCTATCATTTCCCGGAACGCAACCGCATCATCGCGGGGCTCGTGAGGGGAGTGCTGGTCGTGGAGGCGACGGCCAGGAGCGGCTCCCTCATCACCGCGAGACTGGCCCTTGAATACGGCAGGGAGGTCATGGCCATCCCCGGAAGCGTTCTGAGGACCGAACACGCCGGCTCCAACAGGCTCATCAAGGAGGGCGCGAGACTGGTCGATTCCGTGGAAGACATCCTCACCACCTGTTTCCCCGACATCCGCCCGCCTGAACCGGAGCCCGTGGAACTGGACAGACGGGAAGACAGGGTATATTCTCTCATAGGATTTGAAAAAGTGCACGCAGATGAGGTAATAGAAAGAAGCGGCATGGAAACGAAGGAGGTCATGGCCGCCCTCACCCGCCTGATCATGAAGAATGTCGTGGCAGAGGTGGCGGGAGGCTTCTTCATACGACGATAAGGTCCGCGGATCCCCCGGGGAAACGGGGGGTTGAAGAATATAAGGAGACATGGATGGGAAAGTCACTGCTCGTTGTTGAGTCGCCGACAAAGATGAAGACCCTGTCGAAATACCTGGGAAAGGATTACGTCATCAAGGCGACGTACGGCCATATCAAGGACCTTCCGAAGAGCACCCTCGGTGTCGATGTCGAGGAGGGTTTCAAGCCTCATTTTCACATCCTGAAAGGCAAGTCGAAGGTGGTCGATGAGATAAAGAAGGCAGGGAAGGAAGCGGAAAGGATCCTGATCGGGTCAGACCCCGACCGCGAAGGGGAAGCGATAGCCTTCCACGTTGCCGAGGTCATCGGGAACAACGACCGCATCGAGCGCGTCCTCTTCCACGAGATAACGAAAAAGGGGGTCCTCGACGCCATGAGGTCGCCCATCAAGCTCGACCCGGCCAAGTACAACGCCCAGAAGGCGCGGCGGATACTCGACCGGCTCGTGGGATACAAGATAAGCCCGCTCCTGTGGGAGAGGGTCAGCTACGGCCTTTCCGCGGGAAGGGTGCAATCGGTGGCCCTTCGCCTCGTGTGCGAGCGGGAGGCCGAGATCGAGGGCTTTGAAAGGGAGGAGTACTGGGTCATCGACGTTGTCCTCGAACTTCCTTCGGGAGAGACCTTCACGGCGACACTGGAACGGAAGGCCGCCGATGGCACGGCGCTGTCGGCCGGCGGGAAGGGGTCAGGAAAGATCCGGATAGCCTCCGAAGATGAGGCCGCCGCCATCAGGGCCGACATCGCAGGGAAAGAGTTCATCGTGACGAAGGTCGAGGTGAAGGAAAAGAACATATCACCCCAGCCGTCCTTCATCACGAGCAGGCTCCAGCAGGAGGCCTCCCGGGTGCTGCGCCTCTCACCGAAGCGCACGATGATGCTCGCGCAGAGACTCTACGAAGGAGTCGATATCGGCGAAGACGGACCGGTGGGACTCATCACGTACATGAGGACCGACTCGGTGAGGGTTTCGATGGAGGCCGTGGCCGAGGCGCGGGATTTCATCAGGAAAGGTTTTCCCGAGGGCTATCTCCCCGAGAAACCGAACTTCTTCAAGAACAGGAAGACGGCCCAGGACGCCCACGAGGCGATACGGCCCACATCGGTCTTCTTCACCCCGGAGAAGGTCAAACCCCATCTCGACAAGGAGCTCTTCGCCCTCTACGATCTTATCTGGAAACGCTTCGTGTCCTCCCAGATGACCCGGAAGAGGGTGGAAACGAAGACGGTGGACGTCACCGCAGGCGATCACGTCTTCGTTGCCAGGGGCACGACGGTGCTCTTTGACGGATTCACGAAGATATACGAAGAGATAGGTGAGGATGAAGAGGCCGTGACCGCTCTTCCCGAGGTCAAAAAGGGCGAGAGGGCAACGCTCAGGAACACGACCATGGAACAGCGTTTCACCAACCCTCCCCCCCGTTATTCCGAGGCGTCCCTTATCAGGACCCTGGAGGGAAAAGGTATCGGAAGACCCTCCACCTACGCGACCATCGTGAGCACGGTCCAGGACCGCGACTATGTGAGGAAAGAAAAGGGCAGGCTCGTGCCCACACCCCTTGGCCGGACCGTCAACAGGCTCCTTTCCGAGTTCTTCCCCACCGTCCTCGATGTGGGTTTCACGGCCAAAATGGAGGTCCGTCTCGACGAGATAGAGGACGGCAAGAAGGATTGGATCAAATCCCTGGAGAAGTTCAACGCCTCTTTCGAGGGCGAGCTTCAGGGCGCCCAGAAACAGATGAAGAGCCTCAAGAAGGAGGAGAAGGAGACGGAGATCGAATGCGACAAATGCGGCAGGAAGATGCTGCTGCGCTGGGGAAAGAGCGGCGAGTACCTGGTCTGCTCCGGAAAACCGGAATGCAAGAACAAGAAGAACGTCAGGGTCGATGCCGACGGGAAGATAACCATTGTCGAGAGCGAAGCGAAAGGAATATGCCCCAAATGCGGCGGCAAGCTCGTGGAGAAAAAGGGACGGTTCGGCCGCTTCCTCGCATGCAGTAATTATCCCGAATGCAAGCACACAGAGGCATTCTCGCTGGGGTTCTCGTGTCCCATGGAGGGATGCCCCGGCAAACTCGTCGAAAAAACGTCGAAAATGAAGAAGAGGTTCGTCAG comes from Syntrophorhabdus sp. and encodes:
- a CDS encoding MFS transporter, translating into MTDGAGASKSQGLHWAWIILAVCFVNLFINYGIRLGYGVILPEMIRTMGITRKEGGEIFNAYFYAYICFSPFVGYFTDRLGARVVIPVFGVVLGVGTFLMGLSNGFWQAAFTFCFVGIGAAAMWTPIITLVQRWFALHKRGMALGILSAGFGLGFATMGRLYPMIVAHWSWRYCWYILGVAALVMIVINVILLRSKPEDAGLVPWGTRPDEPAPAAPAAPAGKQRSCYGEILSARRFWMIAASYFAIGATLYMITTFMVDYARYQLGFAYDRASFLATMHGFGQVVGVLTIPAISDRFGRKGTILTSNAFIALIIVWIILSGSNAAMLYTSIFIFGIFYGATFPLYGACGGDYFRKEIIGTVIGAFTPFYAFGAIAAHWFGGYVRDVTGSFSIPFMVAIGLAALSAVLMGFVKKEE
- a CDS encoding replication-associated recombination protein A, encoding MELFSDDTFSTGRSQKPLADRVRPRSLDDVVGQEHLLGEGKLLKVLIERGDVPSFIFWGPSGVGKTTIGWLIGRIMKLPYVSLSAVSIGVKEVKEVIQKARNQRIILFVDEFHRFNKLQQDTFLPHVENGTIILIGATTENPSFEIISPLLSRMRVLTLKPLVTSDLVKILERALRDDEELRKADICIDTATVEEIAYLADGDARRALNLLEVCWKMVREGSSGSPVIDHAIVQEAYQKKTARYDKTGEMHYDLISALHKSIRGSDADACLYWLARMIEGGEDPLYIMRRLVRFASEDVGNADPHALTLTISATEAFKFIGPPEGYLALAQAAVYLSLCEKSNAVYTAYGKAARDARDLPEYPVPMHIRNAPTKLMGELGYGEGYLYPHDHPGALVKQTYLPEELLGKSYYHPTDRGEERRLKAFMEKVRNAYKDR
- the thiL gene encoding thiamine-phosphate kinase, with the protein product MEISENNFIEGIRKFSRRSNSVVRGIGDDGAVAELGAGQYVFVQDAMAEHVHFEFSFMDPYYVGKKALYSNISDVLAMGAQPVFYLVTAGIPAKISSGEMDRMYRGLDRVAREFGVILLGGDTVATARDLFIDISVIGKLAAKRYFGRDKARRGDLIAVTGKLGEAALGLRALKERGDAKGLKGCIRRFLSPRPPYALWKEIVKNDITDAMMDVSDGLILDLSRMMKESRKQARIHWEKVPVPRPLRQRGLEDLAFGGGEDYQLLFTFPRDKLPVVEAMIERGRPVTVIGEVVSGRGVRVLRHGSEITPPRGGYDHFGGKV
- a CDS encoding HD domain-containing protein — translated: MSKKIFVRDITGNQNEVNDLFVVTKKGTYTSKNNTRYMMIGLKDATGSIDGRVWERVDELEGLFERGDIVSVRSKARDYQGKPQLHITDIRKLDADLAVGDIAHFYPSGDRDRTFLEKEYGQIVSEVTNPWLAKLLAVFRDDAQLRERFFSYPASTTVHHVYIGGLLDHSLCMARMGMAAVSFIGGDRDIVIAGSILHDIGKTQELDITRGFRFTDRGRLLGHITLGVMILEDLIRRVEEFPKELTDILTHIVVSHHGLEEWGSPKKPMFPEAIIIHHLDNLDAKVKGVREHMKDNMADERWSEYHRLYEAKYYKID
- a CDS encoding 16S rRNA (uracil(1498)-N(3))-methyltransferase produces the protein MEIRRVFVDKLKIKNGMVLLTGPMHRYIIGVLRKRPGDRIDLIDGKGYLYRSTIQSVKGKELYLQVLDAVHNPDEKRPKVILCVSPIKGPRMDWLIEKATELGAEKIVPTIFKRTVVRLTDHGAEKVERWKRITVEASRQSGRFTIPEISEPTPLRGIAELIGDADRRVVLYEREKRVTLRDVFGSKGTDATCVVIGPEGGIEEEEVEWLRENGFITCTLGENIFRTETTPLVVLSVILYEYASTGSESTGNNAGA
- the dprA gene encoding DNA-protecting protein DprA, translating into MDERRALIALSRVKGLSRLAKRRICDSYPDITRLFRPGTSSAPAGIASRFGDWGGIDRDLKLLDMMGARVLTMRDEGYPKALRHIPDAPIVLYARGPLVPGDRALAVVGSRKASPEGTNLAGKIGETLSLAGITIVSGLARGIDTAAHARALMGPSGTVAVLGCGIDVCYPPENKDLFERIGKEGLVVTEYAPGEDPLPYHFPERNRIIAGLVRGVLVVEATARSGSLITARLALEYGREVMAIPGSVLRTEHAGSNRLIKEGARLVDSVEDILTTCFPDIRPPEPEPVELDRREDRVYSLIGFEKVHADEVIERSGMETKEVMAALTRLIMKNVVAEVAGGFFIRR
- the topA gene encoding type I DNA topoisomerase, translating into MGKSLLVVESPTKMKTLSKYLGKDYVIKATYGHIKDLPKSTLGVDVEEGFKPHFHILKGKSKVVDEIKKAGKEAERILIGSDPDREGEAIAFHVAEVIGNNDRIERVLFHEITKKGVLDAMRSPIKLDPAKYNAQKARRILDRLVGYKISPLLWERVSYGLSAGRVQSVALRLVCEREAEIEGFEREEYWVIDVVLELPSGETFTATLERKAADGTALSAGGKGSGKIRIASEDEAAAIRADIAGKEFIVTKVEVKEKNISPQPSFITSRLQQEASRVLRLSPKRTMMLAQRLYEGVDIGEDGPVGLITYMRTDSVRVSMEAVAEARDFIRKGFPEGYLPEKPNFFKNRKTAQDAHEAIRPTSVFFTPEKVKPHLDKELFALYDLIWKRFVSSQMTRKRVETKTVDVTAGDHVFVARGTTVLFDGFTKIYEEIGEDEEAVTALPEVKKGERATLRNTTMEQRFTNPPPRYSEASLIRTLEGKGIGRPSTYATIVSTVQDRDYVRKEKGRLVPTPLGRTVNRLLSEFFPTVLDVGFTAKMEVRLDEIEDGKKDWIKSLEKFNASFEGELQGAQKQMKSLKKEEKETEIECDKCGRKMLLRWGKSGEYLVCSGKPECKNKKNVRVDADGKITIVESEAKGICPKCGGKLVEKKGRFGRFLACSNYPECKHTEAFSLGFSCPMEGCPGKLVEKTSKMKKRFVSCSEYPRCSFATNKEPTEGECPSCGAPTLFSFKKALFCLRKDCGWKSR